The sequence CCCGACCCGCCGATCCCGTCCCTACTTCGGCTGGCTGAAGTCGACCGTGGGCGCCTGCTCGCTGCCGGCGGGAGCCTGGTAGGGCTCCTTGCGGTCGGCGCCGGTGATCTTGGCGGTGATCGTCTGCGGGAACTGGCGGATGTACGTGTTGTAGTCGCGCACCGCCGAGTTGTAGTCGGTGCGGGCCTGCGCGATCTTGTTCTCGCTCTCGGCCAGCTGGTCCTGCAGCGCCGTGAAGTTCTGCGTGGCCCGCAACTCGGGGTACGCCTCCACCGCGATGTTCAGGTAGGTGCCGATCGAGCGCACGGCGGCCGCGTCGGCCGCCTGCATCTGCTGCACGTCGCCGCCCTGCACCGCGGCCTGCGTCTGCTGGCGGGCCTGCGTGAGCTGCTGCTCGGCCTGCTGCAGCTGCCCGGCGCGGGCGCGCGCGATCTCGGTCTG is a genomic window of Longimicrobium sp. containing:
- a CDS encoding LemA family protein, with translation MRFAKMVLAAALGLGLGGCGYNRIQDLDERAEQAKSNIGVQLTARNQLIPNLVATVKGAAEFERGTQTEIARARAGQLQQAEQQLTQARQQTQAAVQGGDVQQMQAADAAAVRSIGTYLNIAVEAYPELRATQNFTALQDQLAESENKIAQARTDYNSAVRDYNTYIRQFPQTITAKITGADRKEPYQAPAGSEQAPTVDFSQPK